The Caldisericum exile AZM16c01 region TCAGGGTCGGATTCAGCTGGACCTACGATGTAATAACTTACAACTTTTCCCGTTGAAAGGTTCTTCAATTCGACTTTACAACCGATATTTACCTTATCTGTATCAACTGCATCTTCATCTATTATCTCTGCCTTTGAAAGGATTGCTTCCAATTCTGCAATTCTACTTTCGTTAAAGGCCTGTTCCTGCTTTGCCGCATCATATTCAGAATTTTCAGAAAGATCTCCAAAAGTTATCGCCTGCTTGATTCTTTCAGAAATCTCCTGACGAATGACTGTTTTTCTTTCTTCTAATTCTTTTTTAAGTTCCTCATAACCTTTACGAGAAATTTGGATTTTCCCTTCAACTTGTTCTTCCATCTTTAACCTCCGTTTCATCAAAAAAAGCCCTGACAAGAGCTATTGCTTCTTCCTTAGTTTTTATACTATTTGCATATCTTCTAAACTCTGCTGCTCTTCTTATTCCTCTTGCATACTTAATAAAGTGTTTTCTCATCTCAACTATTCCTTTTTCCTCTCCATAAAATTCAACGGCACTTTCTATATGTCTTACTATTATATCTATTTTTTCTTTATTTGGAATATCTAATTTGATGTTTTCTTTTAAAAATTTATAGGAAGATTTCAAAAACCACGGACGCCCTATTGTTGCACGTCCAATCATAACATAAGGTGCATTTGTCTTCTCAAAAAGCGCCTTTACGTCTTCCTCCTCTTCAACACCTCCATTTGCTACAATAGGAATTTTTGCCTTTGCCACAATTTCAGCAATCGCATCCCAATCTTCGCTTTCCTTTTTAAAACCTTCTTCCGTCGTTATTGCATGGATCGTTAAAAATGACACGCCCTCATTCTCTGCAATTTTTAAAACTCCAGATAGCACATTTTCGCCTTTATTAAAACCTTTCCTTACTTTAAGAGATACAGGTAAGTCCGAAGAACTTTTAACAGCATGAACAATCTTTGCAAGTCTCGTAAGATCTTTCAAAAGATATGATCCAGATCCATCTTTCACAATTTTTGGGACTGGGCAACCTGCGTTTATGTCAATTCCATCAAATTTAAGATTAGTCACGAATTTTGAAGCATGTGCAAACGCATCGATATCCGAGCCAAAAAGTTGCACGAAAATCGGGTGCTCTTCGGGATAAAACTTAAGAAGCCCAAGTGTATTTTTATCCTTGAATTTTATTCCCATCACAGAAACCATTTCAGTAAAAACAATTCCCGCACCAAAAGATCGAACAACCCTCCTAAAAGGGGAGTCAGTGTATCCTGCAAGAGGTGCAAGAAATATAGGAATTTCGGGATTAAGCCTATTCAAGGTGTCATTTTCCTTTAACATATTCGTAAATGCTATAAAGCCCTTTTATTGTAAGAAGTTTGTCAAATATTTCTATTCTCTTTGAAACACCTTCCATAATATGGGATATACCACCAGTGCCAATGACACGTACTTTTTCTCCAAGTTCTTCTTCAATGAGTTCTATAAGTCTATCAACAAGGCCACCAAAACCATTTATAACACCTGACTGCATTTCTTCAACGGTATTTCTTCCTATCGCACTTTTTGGTTTCACAAGTTCAATTCTTGGTAGTTGTGCAGTT contains the following coding sequences:
- the greA gene encoding transcription elongation factor GreA — encoded protein: MEEQVEGKIQISRKGYEELKKELEERKTVIRQEISERIKQAITFGDLSENSEYDAAKQEQAFNESRIAELEAILSKAEIIDEDAVDTDKVNIGCKVELKNLSTGKVVSYYIVGPAESDPDDGKISSTSPVGRGLIGHKVNEIVEIQIPKGTVRYKILKIVKGD
- a CDS encoding tRNA dihydrouridine synthase → MLKENDTLNRLNPEIPIFLAPLAGYTDSPFRRVVRSFGAGIVFTEMVSVMGIKFKDKNTLGLLKFYPEEHPIFVQLFGSDIDAFAHASKFVTNLKFDGIDINAGCPVPKIVKDGSGSYLLKDLTRLAKIVHAVKSSSDLPVSLKVRKGFNKGENVLSGVLKIAENEGVSFLTIHAITTEEGFKKESEDWDAIAEIVAKAKIPIVANGGVEEEEDVKALFEKTNAPYVMIGRATIGRPWFLKSSYKFLKENIKLDIPNKEKIDIIVRHIESAVEFYGEEKGIVEMRKHFIKYARGIRRAAEFRRYANSIKTKEEAIALVRAFFDETEVKDGRTS